The following are encoded in a window of Narcine bancroftii isolate sNarBan1 chromosome 2, sNarBan1.hap1, whole genome shotgun sequence genomic DNA:
- the LOC138752341 gene encoding uncharacterized protein isoform X2, with protein sequence MERLTRPEKLDIDPQSATAFKAFNFWLLNFENFLRLIEVEEDNQRLTALLSMVSLRVYENIQDETTYTAAIKVLKGLYDQPVNRVHARLVLASRKQQPGESSRAYLQVLKALGKDCNCVDKTAAEITNDLVRDAYVAGLRSNEVRLRLLEQGVEKLEDVARIAITMEDAALKSTELSRDWTPRSDAPCRNRRTNSTPMTRATLPKNDRGIERRSSRTRRARWRHHSSDPNPGTTAVTPDGQTP encoded by the exons atggagcgtttaactcggccagaaaaacttgatatcgacccacagtcagctacagccttcaaagcctttaacttctggctgctgaactttgaaaacttcctgagactcattgaggtggaggaggataaccagcgtctaacagcattgctgtctatggtgtccttgagagtctacgagaacatccaggacgagaccacttacaccgcagccataaaggtactgaaaggactgtatgatcaaccggtgaacagagttcatgcccggcttgtgcttgcgtcgaggaagcaacagcccggtgagtccagcagggcatatttacaagtattaaaggcattgggcaaggactgtaactgtgtggacaaaactgctgccgagatcacaaatgacctcgtccgggatgcctatgtggctgggctcagatcaaatgaagtgaggctgcgcttgctcgaacaaggggtagaaaaactagaggacgtggcccggattgcaatcacaatggaggatgcagccttaaagtccaccgagctctctagggactggacccctcgttctgat GctccgtgccgcaacagaaggaccaacagcaccccaatgacccgggccaccctgccgaaaAACGAcaggggaattgagcgacggagcagtcgcacccgacgagcccgctggcgacaccactccagcgaccccaatcccggcaccacggcggtcacgccggatggtcagaccccctga
- the LOC138752341 gene encoding uncharacterized protein isoform X1, producing the protein MERLTRPEKLDIDPQSATAFKAFNFWLLNFENFLRLIEVEEDNQRLTALLSMVSLRVYENIQDETTYTAAIKVLKGLYDQPVNRVHARLVLASRKQQPGESSRAYLQVLKALGKDCNCVDKTAAEITNDLVRDAYVAGLRSNEVRLRLLEQGVEKLEDVARIAITMEDAALKSTELSRDWTPRSDVSRVPFYPTTPRETDGLSAAATLPRANPKCYFCGRDKHSRSQCPARKARCQKCLKNGHFAAVCRSKMAASKHSASCEAPSPLSHSNSSSPELSSNESEGSHVIKATRPFKRLSVDFKGPLSSINHNTYILTAIDEYSRFPFAVACPDTTATSVIQALHSIFTIFGYPNSIHSDRGSSFMSAELQQYLLECGIASSRTTSYNPRGNGQVERENATIWRAVTLALRSKGLPTSHWQAVLTSALHSICSLLCTATNANPPEKGCSFFRGNPNREPLYRHG; encoded by the coding sequence atggagcgtttaactcggccagaaaaacttgatatcgacccacagtcagctacagccttcaaagcctttaacttctggctgctgaactttgaaaacttcctgagactcattgaggtggaggaggataaccagcgtctaacagcattgctgtctatggtgtccttgagagtctacgagaacatccaggacgagaccacttacaccgcagccataaaggtactgaaaggactgtatgatcaaccggtgaacagagttcatgcccggcttgtgcttgcgtcgaggaagcaacagcccggtgagtccagcagggcatatttacaagtattaaaggcattgggcaaggactgtaactgtgtggacaaaactgctgccgagatcacaaatgacctcgtccgggatgcctatgtggctgggctcagatcaaatgaagtgaggctgcgcttgctcgaacaaggggtagaaaaactagaggacgtggcccggattgcaatcacaatggaggatgcagccttaaagtccaccgagctctctagggactggacccctcgttctgatgtgagtagagtgcccttctaccctaccaccccaaGAGaaactgacggcctgtcggctgctgctacactgccccgtgcgaacccgaaatgttatttctgcgggagggacaagcacagcaggtcccagtgcccagcaagaaaagccaggtgccagaagtgccttaaaaacggccactttgctgcagtctgtaggtctaaaatggccgccagcaaacacagtgcctcgtgtgaagccccatcgccgctatcccattcaaactcttcttccccagagctctcgtccaatgagagcgagggctcccacgttatcaaagccacccgccccttcaagcgtcttagcgtagactttaaggggcccctatcGTCGATcaaccataatacctacatccttacggccatcgacgagtactcccgcttcccattcgctgtggcctgcccagacaccactgccacctcagtgatacaggcccttcacagtattttcaccatcttcgggtaccccaattccatccacagtgatagggggtcctcattcatgagtgcagagctgcaacagtaccttctggagtgtggtattgcttcaagcaggaccacaagctataacccacgcggtaatggccaggtcgagagggagaatgccaccatatggagagcggttacactggctctccggtctaaaggtctccccacctctcactggcaggcggttctcactagtgccttacactccatctgctccctcctatgtactgcaacaaatgccaaccCCCCCgagaaaggatgttcctttttccgaggaaatccgaatcgggaaccactgtaccggcatggctga